GTGCAGGGCTCACTTAAAAGTTTGTATTGCAGTGAATCCATTACGAGTGAAAGAGACTGAAAAAGTGCACGTAAAATCTTGagataaaaaattgttgaagTAACAGCtcaataacaataaataaactagGTGATTAGTACCAACATGCTAGCAGTTAAGCCTTAAATCTATCATAATCTAAATGTCTCCTATAGCAGAATATAAGTCACAGTGCAAGTCACACTGCGCGTCTGTAATAGATAAAACAAGaggaaaaaatggaaaaaatttacGATTTTAACATAAACATACTTAGCAATTTGGAAGTAAAAATGACTTATTACAGCAAGTTGTTGGTACATACCTACGAAGGACCTTTTATTCGAATCATGGAGTTCTTCACTTTCGTCAAACTACaatcaaagacaaaaaattcaaataaaaactgtaATTTGCTGCTGATGTAGACATTGGTGGTGGAAAGATATTCAAAAACTATAACGTGACAAGGTTAAGCCAATAAgtgtttaaaataataagaaaatTAAACGTCACATCAACTTCATTTAATACTGTATACACTTAATAACTTGTGCTTTTACGcagttttttttcttcaggTTTGGCAACAGAAATTTTAAGATAGAAAGATACCGGAACTTTTAAAGACTACTTATACAACTGCTAATTTTTATGTTGGAGTTATAGAAGTATAAATTCCGAGAGACTATTCAAGAAATTTTAGAGACAATTTTGGACACTTTCTCAAATTAACTAACACTCCTTATAAATATAGACAGAATCCCAGATTTAGCTTAATACCGACATGTTCCAATAACTTCATTAACATTTCATTAGTATAGAGTTTTAATACCTATATAAACAACTGTACATAAATTATCATATGTAATAAGCTGAACAAAATCACTTACAGTAGTTAATTGCAAGTTAAACGAAGCTTTAAAGACTTCTACAGGAAGCGTTTCACAGAATTATGAATATTTGGATGATTTGCTTTAGAGCTAGAGCGGAACTTAAAGTTTGATGATAATTGTACTTACATTACTATCATCATCTTCCACAATAACCAGCTCCTTGTCTGAGAGATCATCGGAAGAATCGTCCAAAAACTCCTCATTTTCAGCGGAGGGTGTCAATATTCTTTGCGGAGCTGATTCTCGTGTAGTTGATGGATTCTCTGCACAAGTTGTACCACTAGATGCTCCGCATTTCTGTAGCTCAGCTTCCATTAAATTTGTTGAAGTGGTGGCAACACCATGAAAACTGGATTCCTTTCCTGCTGAATTACAGCGGGGCTGTTGAATGGAAGTCTGCACTTTCTCCACAACAACATCGGTGCTAACAGCAGACATCGATGTGGGAACACTTGACGCTAATCTTGATGAAGAAGTTAAGCATTCCATATGATCGGATCTGCTCCAGGTATCCACACCACCTTCTGAAGACAGCTTTTCTAGATCTTCAAATCGAGATGACTCAGGGGCAGTCATTAGGTCTTCAACGTTGTAATACAGACACCAACTATGGAATATTTTGTACACATCTGTCTTAGCCATGCTAAGTAGATGTGACATTAATTCCACATCGCTGTTTGAAACACCGTTCCTACAACGTTGAAACATTCGCCACAGTATCTGGAAAAGTATAATGTTTGATTTAACTTATTATATAAAAGTAACATGTACAATAATGTATCTGAATTTACTGATTATACGTAAGAAAGTTTTAAGTCCATTTAGTATTATAATTATGTATTTATAcatatttattaataaatataCATGAAATAATAAGGTATGGTGTAAAATCTATATAATAATTACAAATAAGTTTTACCacttattaaaatcaatttatttgctaatttgaaaacaactttCCATTATAATGTTGCATCTATCAACCAGTCGTTCAAGTTCAACaactaaatcataaaaataactCTATTTAAACCTAATTGGCTCCTAAACAAACCAATGCAATTCAAATTTATGATAGAAATCACAAAGAAACCTTACCAGTTCTTCTTTGTCAGCTTTGGACTCATCAAAAATATTGGCCAAAGCACGAGCCACACGGAACCAGGATTTAACCTGGGATGTACCCCAACCAtttgattttgcaatttgCTGCATTTCTCTGTGACTTAGATAATGGTCTTTCGCAAACATTGCTTGCAGAATCTGTGTATTCAGTGTAATGTGTAATGTGCTGCTCACAAAGTTTTCCTCAAACTTATTGTGGCCCTTTGTGCTGGCAGTCTTGGACCACCCTGAAGTAGGAAATTCTTTTTCGAGACTGGTCTACTTACCGGTTTCATTGGATTTTCCATCGTCCGCTTCCATCTAAACCACAGAGTTATAGCTGACTTTGAAAGACCTGTTTTCAATTGTAACATCCGAAGCGTGGATTGTTGCAAGATGCTTTTACGCTTAAACGATGATTCCAGCAGGGAAAGAAAGTTAACATTGTCGTGTAAATGAGGTTGGTAGTTTTTCCCTGTGGTGTAttatataaatgaaaaaaacatcaGTTTAATGACAACACCTTTTTTAAGTTATAGTTTTCACATAAGGTATAATTTATGCCAAAGAAAACAATGCCATAACTTTTAAGTTGTATATTTAAGTGTCAATTAAGCATGTATCACAGTAACTGGAACTGACAAACCTGTAATCCACTTCTGAAACCAATGCACATAATTAGTGCGACTTCGTCCAAAGATAGCATTGTGAAGTCTATGATTTAAGTCTTCCCCAAATTTATAAGGTGGCCAAAAGTATTCAAGATTTCGTAACAGAAGCAGGATCCTTTTGGATGACCTATGTCCCAAACTTTCCAAGTATGTTGACAAACTGTCTTGACAAACTTGAGAGCTTTGAACCGAATCTGTAAAGCTTTTCATGCTGTTGGGAGTGCGCACATTTCTGTTTGAATGATGATTTTTCCAAAGAGATGAAGAAACGTTTAATTTccttttaacttgtttttgctCCGACGATTCATGTTTTTTTCTACAGAAATGAGTTCGATGATTTTGCTTGCTTGGTTGTTCATCAGCTGAGCAGGTGTTTTTGCATACAGAGCAACAATGTAGATCAGAATCTGAACTACTCATCATTGATAAATAACCTAAAACGAACCTAGAGGCATCTGTACAGAGCTGACTACAGAAACACAAATGCACTAAAAGTTTGAGGGAAACAAATTGTTTGCTAAGTGGATTAGCTATAATAAATCgattacaatacaataaagcAATCGATTCCAACATCGCTCAGCAATTTATGGTCAcacaaatgaatgaaaagaTGATTCCTTATATTGGTCACATTCTATGCCTAGTTGGAGAAATaggcaaaaaataacaataatgtATACATAGGTGTGTGTGGCAATTGTACTGTATGTATGGAATTAGATGAAGGAAAGAATTGCAGTGTTAACCAAACTATAGCATTGATGCATACGATGTGTATATACCACAAGACGAGTGAACTATATAATATGAGTACAACGAGTGAGCTCAAGTACAGGTAACAATAACATATTATTCTTTGTTTGATCACATACCCAATAGTGAAAtgtttaaatgatttttatgGTAATTAAACACATCGAACGACCTAAAATTTCCGGGAAAAAATTGAAGAACACATTAAGTTTGCACCATAATTTTATGTTGTACGAAACTATGCACACAAAATAATGATAGAGAAGGTAAACCTGTAGCTTCctttaaattcattttaattcaTCTTCCATCTCACTTACGCGACTGCATTTTGCGAAGTGTCGGAGTAGTTTGTGTGCCTGCATTTGCCTTGGGAACATTTACTTTTCGCCGTCGAGTGAAAACAGGATGCTTACCGGACATCTGACCGGTTAACTGGTCATGCTTCTTTAACACAGTTGAAGTGTGCAGTGGAGCCATCGAGTATCTTGAGCTCCTGGAATTTGATGACGAAGAAGCAATCAAGTCTTTTTCTTTCTCAATTTCATCTTTCTTTTGAGGAATGGCTTGGTAATTATCATCATTTATATTCTCATCATTTCTCTCTGGAGTTGAAAAAGGTGATGATGATTTTTCAGGACTGGACACAACAGGACGTTTCTTTACCTTTCTCTGCTTGCTTGAGTGAACGGTTTGATCTATATCAGTTACGGATAAAACTTTCTCCTTAAAGTTGGAAGATCTTGTGTTCCTCTTTGGAATTCTACCCAGTGGAGCTCCAGGAATTATGTTTTGACTCTTTGATGTTGGGTGAAACTCATCACCACTGTCATCAATGATTGATTCATCTTCCTCGTCGGTAGTTTCTGTTACTGGACGATAACGTTGGGCGTGATTCCTTGTTGGTTTGATTACAGGAGAATCTTCTTCTGTGGATGATTTCAACTTCTGCCTCGCTTTCTTCAAGTTAGATGGTTTGCACTGATGTTGCCTCTTCCTGCTTGGCTGTTGCTTCATGCTGACTGGTGATGAAGACGTGGACTCTTCTGATGACCTCACAACACGTTGAGTTCTCTTCCTTTGTAATGGAGATGTAACGTTACCGGTGCTCACTTTTTTGGCAGCAGATTCTGCCCGGCGAGACTTCTTTGGTGTCGGTGGCTCAATATCTTCATCTGCTGAGGAAAAATCAAGCGGCGATGACAAACTAACACTCATTGATTTCAACGcagttttaaatatattttgaagCTTTTTGTAATTAGGTTCTTCGTCATATTCTAGTCCAACAGCACATTGTAGGAATTCTACTATTTCAGATAAATTGCCGTTCTTGCAAGTGTCTTTAACAAATTTCTTCACATCATCTAAAGCATTAATTTTAGCATCACGAACATATGCACAATCAGAAAGCTTATCTTCCCATGGGAGGCGACCACATAGCAAATGGACGAGAAAAAAGCCTAGAATTTCCATATCTCCTCGCCGAGATGGGTTAGCGCCTTTATGAGCATCTGTGCTTGTATACTCTATTGTTCCGTTGTGAGCTTTTCTTGGATCTGGCTCATACTTCTTGTGTGTGTTATCTGCTGTGTATCGGTAAGCTAAACCGAAATCAACCAgatataatttgtttttgtccTCATGCCCACACAAAATATTTGCTCCTTTTATGTCCGCATGCACGTATTCCTTTTCATGCATGTAATGGAGAGCATCTAACATCATGATGGCAATTTTCGCAACAGTTTCACGTTTGAATTTCTTGCCCGCCTTCAACCACAAGTTATGAAGATCTGAACCAAACCTTGGCATCACAAGAAATCGGAGTTTCTCTTTGTTGCGTTCATGTAAGCCATGCGCTATGTAAGATGGTATACCCAAATATGGAACTTTTGTGCGTTTCTTCCATGTTTCGATTTGGTCAGAGCGAGCTGCTCTCTGGTAGAAACTGATTTCACAAAACAATGGCCCATTTCCTTGCGGCTCAATTTTTATAACATACGGAGCATTGTCTTTCACAGAATCTTCGGAACCCTTGTCGGCTGAGTAAATCAACCCAAATCCACCTGAACCAATCGACTGTCTGACTTTCCAGGTTTTCTTCTGAAGATCAGTTAGCACTTCTCCGGGTGGTAATGGCTTGCATAGCTGATGTTGGTTTTTCTTTGGTTTACCTTTTCCTTTAGCAGGCATACTGCGCTGATTTTCTTGAAATGCGATTTCAAAGCATAAATTCCTAGTTCTATGATAT
The Clavelina lepadiformis chromosome 4, kaClaLepa1.1, whole genome shotgun sequence DNA segment above includes these coding regions:
- the LOC143453536 gene encoding uncharacterized protein LOC143453536; its protein translation is MLESIALLYCNRFIIANPLSKQFVSLKLLVHLCFCSQLCTDASRFVLGYLSMMSSSDSDLHCCSVCKNTCSADEQPSKQNHRTHFCRKKHESSEQKQVKRKLNVSSSLWKNHHSNRNVRTPNSMKSFTDSVQSSQVCQDSLSTYLESLGHRSSKRILLLLRNLEYFWPPYKFGEDLNHRLHNAIFGRSRTNYVHWFQKWITGKNYQPHLHDNVNFLSLLESSFKRKSILQQSTLRMLQLKTGLSKSAITLWFRWKRTMENPMKPILQAMFAKDHYLSHREMQQIAKSNGWGTSQVKSWFRVARALANIFDESKADKEELILWRMFQRCRNGVSNSDVELMSHLLSMAKTDVYKIFHSWCLYYNVEDLMTAPESSRFEDLEKLSSEGGVDTWSRSDHMECLTSSSRLASSVPTSMSAVSTDVVVEKVQTSIQQPRCNSAGKESSFHGVATTSTNLMEAELQKCGASSGTTCAENPSTTRESAPQRILTPSAENEEFLDDSSDDLSDKELVIVEDDDSNFDESEELHDSNKRSFVETVTGSPPIRLVSPSRPSLLNRLSDWWFPSDDVNQIEKVSSAEIYSHDFVVKALRRLRRKQRKKGIPTKAMLLESYQPKRSKSRLVHSMKVNTVVDKYDLLVAKDQVSYQPFSRNTDVDNEVVYLGTTYNSTSTQCSAEPLIRELQKHPENTNFTIATLNSTLMEEAPTSSEPISAEEALFNLLENDTDSSDDLYSNNEDEPISNEASGVLSPQVDHTSTSELEE